One Candidatus Margulisiibacteriota bacterium DNA segment encodes these proteins:
- a CDS encoding methyltransferase domain-containing protein, with product MNYIWDNIDLYLDKEQITSFLKLDGIDMQTPDLLKKIKKRKNSYSSLNLINKGSYILDIGCGLGEDCLELAELTGEQGKVVGIDISNIITKEATNVSITHKINNVRYQTMDAHQLEYQDNVFDIVCIKRSLQHMVSPQNVLSEALRVLKNNGLIIIIEPDRGSVILNHSDRQLTRMVMTYTEEVVRNPWIGRQLKQLLPKERFSQLKITFDSDVLTTYSAINNNFGLEKAVTQITKMKLLSNEQADNWLNILKEMDEREQLFCSTTQFIAIGIKK from the coding sequence ATGAATTATATTTGGGACAATATTGACCTATATCTGGATAAAGAACAAATTACATCTTTTCTGAAACTAGATGGCATAGACATGCAAACACCGGACCTGCTCAAAAAAATTAAAAAAAGAAAAAACTCTTATTCCTCACTAAATCTCATTAATAAAGGTTCCTACATCTTAGATATTGGATGTGGGCTTGGGGAAGATTGCTTAGAACTTGCAGAACTCACTGGGGAACAAGGGAAAGTAGTTGGCATTGATATTTCTAATATCATTACAAAAGAAGCAACAAATGTAAGCATTACGCATAAAATCAACAATGTACGCTACCAAACTATGGATGCCCATCAGCTGGAATATCAAGATAATGTTTTTGATATCGTTTGCATAAAAAGAAGTCTACAACATATGGTAAGCCCACAAAACGTTTTAAGTGAAGCTCTGCGGGTACTAAAAAATAATGGGCTTATAATCATCATTGAACCAGATCGCGGCTCGGTTATACTAAATCATTCGGACAGACAATTAACCAGAATGGTTATGACCTACACAGAAGAAGTTGTAAGAAATCCTTGGATTGGAAGACAATTAAAACAACTTCTTCCCAAAGAAAGATTCAGTCAACTCAAAATAACGTTTGATTCAGATGTGCTGACAACCTATAGCGCCATTAACAATAATTTTGGTTTAGAAAAAGCCGTTACGCAAATTACTAAAATGAAACTACTCTCAAATGAACAAGCCGATAATTGGTTAAATATTTTAAAAGAAATGGATGAAAGAGAGCAATTGTTTTGTTCAACAACTCAATTTATTGCAATTGGTATAAAAAAATAA
- a CDS encoding class I SAM-dependent methyltransferase, with protein sequence MQTNNLYDIYYWPDDPQSERGKKYLEETISYFKLLLTNYSLPAQFLDKEELNVLEICAGSGYGSLAFSSLFPNKKINVLITDKRDLLMESARLSAMLEINNSSFKKLEALKISELNKKFDVIIMYGLSTPHFPPKEIIKLYSTIKESLTFDGVFIVQEMDRRKVMFLDGNYYKKAFAEGYGERLISEEKNYNIEDGMIEREYYSEKDPSKRVSTKSFFWSIAETDALLSLFWNKVEKVSLGGDKFFLLASEMN encoded by the coding sequence GTGCAAACGAATAATCTGTATGACATTTATTATTGGCCTGATGATCCCCAGTCAGAACGTGGAAAAAAATATTTAGAAGAAACTATTTCTTATTTTAAGTTATTGTTAACGAATTACTCTCTACCTGCTCAATTTTTGGATAAGGAAGAATTAAATGTTTTAGAAATATGTGCAGGTTCAGGATATGGTTCATTAGCTTTCTCTTCATTATTTCCAAATAAAAAAATAAATGTATTAATTACAGACAAAAGAGACCTTTTAATGGAGAGTGCGAGGCTATCGGCAATGCTGGAAATAAATAATTCAAGCTTTAAAAAACTGGAAGCGTTGAAGATATCAGAACTAAATAAAAAATTTGATGTGATAATTATGTATGGACTTTCTACTCCACATTTCCCTCCTAAAGAAATAATTAAGTTATATTCAACTATTAAAGAGTCATTAACATTTGATGGGGTTTTTATAGTGCAAGAAATGGATAGAAGAAAGGTAATGTTTTTAGATGGAAACTACTATAAGAAAGCCTTTGCTGAAGGGTATGGGGAAAGACTGATAAGTGAGGAAAAAAATTATAATATTGAGGATGGGATGATTGAACGAGAATATTATTCAGAGAAAGATCCCTCTAAACGAGTGTCGACTAAATCCTTTTTTTGGAGTATAGCTGAAACAGATGCATTGTTGTCGTTGTTTTGGAATAAAGTTGAAAAAGTTTCTCTTGGCGGAGATAAGTTTTTTTTATTAGCTTCAGAAATGAATTAA
- a CDS encoding ankyrin repeat domain-containing protein → MELKIALWKINPREAVKYINAYKNNEQVAFNPKIAKRMLDALVVGNNLSPEKSLRIIQEKFKEFENEKVQALVNVLLSDSPKGIIPLIESRLVSKDVSLLCASAYNSLKVAAFMLENKANINVVDSDGWTPLITSLVYGHERMFGFLIGKGADVNARGSKYGTTALMIAALKGDLDKIVLLYNKGADINLRMSDNSTALSMAKRANSLGVVNYLQSIGANE, encoded by the coding sequence ATGGAATTAAAGATTGCGTTGTGGAAAATAAATCCTAGAGAAGCTGTTAAATATATTAATGCTTATAAAAACAATGAACAGGTTGCTTTTAATCCTAAGATAGCTAAAAGAATGTTAGATGCTTTAGTCGTTGGTAATAATTTATCACCAGAGAAATCCTTAAGAATAATCCAAGAAAAGTTTAAAGAGTTTGAAAATGAAAAAGTTCAAGCACTTGTCAATGTTCTTTTATCAGATTCACCAAAAGGAATAATACCTTTAATTGAATCAAGACTAGTTTCCAAAGACGTTTCGTTGTTATGTGCTTCAGCTTATAATAGTCTAAAGGTAGCCGCTTTTATGTTGGAAAATAAGGCAAACATTAATGTTGTTGATTCTGATGGTTGGACTCCACTTATTACTTCTTTAGTATATGGGCATGAAAGAATGTTTGGTTTCTTAATTGGAAAGGGAGCCGACGTTAATGCCCGTGGTAGCAAATATGGAACAACTGCCTTGATGATAGCCGCTCTTAAGGGTGATTTAGATAAAATAGTTTTGCTTTACAATAAAGGTGCTGATATTAATTTAAGAATGTCAGATAATAGCACTGCGCTTTCTATGGCTAAAAGAGCTAATAGTTTAGGTGTAGTAAATTACTTACAATCCATCGGTGCAAACGAATAA